The window ATGGCGCGCGCACCCAGTACGGCCGCTCGATCCCGATCGATCCGGTCCGCGGCAGCTACCACACCAACGAAGTCTTCGGCGAACTCCAGGTTCCGCTCATCTCGCCCGACATGAACGTTCCGTTCCTGTACTCGGCCGAGCTGCACGGCGCCGGGCGCTACGTCGACAACTCGCTGGCGGGCGGCGACCTCACCTGGACCGCAGGTGGTAAGGTCAACTTCCTCAAGGACTTCGGCATTCGCGGCAACTTCACGCGCTCGATCCGCGCGCCCGCGATCACCGAGCTCTACAACCCGACGAGCCAGATCTTCACCACCGCCGACGATCCGTGCGATGCACGCTTCATCACCGCAGGCCCCAACCCGGCCAACCGTGCGGCGAACTGTGCGGCCGACGGTCTTCCCGCCGACTTCACCTCGAACATCGTCGACTTCACCTCGCGTGGCTCGCTTTCGGGCAACACCAGCCTCGAGAACGAGACCGCCGACAGCTGGACCATCGGCGGTATCTTCACCCCGACCTTCCTGCCCGGCTTCTCGCTCGCGGTGGACTGGGTCAGCGTGAACCTGAAGAACGCGATCGTCAGCGTTGATGCCGACGGCACGCTGGAAGCCTGCTACGATGCGACCAGCTTCCCGAGCGCGGCCTGTGACCAGATCGACCGCGATGCGGACGGCCAGGTGGAATTCATCCGCACCGGCTACCTCAACGCGGCCTCGTACAAGTACAAGGGCCTGATCGGCGAACTGCACTACTTCACCGAAACCCCGTTCCTGGGCGCCAACAGCGCGATCCAGCTGGGCGCCTCGTACCAGTACATCGATACGCTTGAAACGCGCATCGGCACGGGTGACCTCTCCACTTCGCGTGGCAGCATCGGCTACTCGAAGCACCAGTTCACGGTGAACGCCAGCTACATGAACGGGCCCTTCACGGCCTACACGCAGGTGCAGTACATCGGGAAGGCCGAGCGCGATCCCGACGCTTCGGCGAACACCTACGAGTACCCGACCCGTCCGGCGGTGGCCTTCGTCAACAGCTCGATCAGCTACGACATCAACGAGGACTACACCCTGCGCCTGATGGTCGACAACGTGTTCGACACCAACGCGCCCTACCCGGCACCCGCCGGTGGCGGCCTCGACACCTACTGGAGCGGCTTCATGGGCCGTTACTACAAGGTCGGCGTGACCGCGCGCTTCTGATAGCCGCGCCGCACGGCACAACGAAAAGGGCCCCGGGAGCGATCCCGGGGCCCTTTCTTTTGGGTCAGAAGAGAAAGGTGCGATAGACAGTCTGGGGGTCCAAGGGGCGATGGCCCCTTGAATCTCCCTTCTTACTCAACCGTGATCGTCAGTGCCCCGTCGCCATCGCCGATGGCCAGGTGTGACCCGTCGGGAATCTCGCCCGCCAGTAGCTTCTCGGCGAGCGGGTCCTGCAGGTACTTCTGCACCGCGCGCTTCAAAGGCCGCGCGCCATAGACCGGATCGTAGCCCACCCGGCCCAGCCAGGCCTTGGCCGCGTCCGACAGGTCGAGCACGATCTTGCGGTCCTTGAGGAGCTTCTGCACCCGCGCCACCTGGATATCGACGATCGGTCCCATGTGGTCCTGGCCCAGCCGGTGGAACATGATGACCTCGTCGAGACGGTTGAGGAACTCAGGCCGGAAATGCCCGCGCACCACGTCCATCACCTGGGGCTCGACGCTCTCGACGTCCTTGCCGTCCTCGATTTGCGTCAGGAACTGGCTGCCCAGATTCGAGGTCAGGATGATGAGCGTATTGGTGAAGTCCACCTGGCGTCCCTGCCCGTCGGTCAGGCGCCCGTCGTCGAGCACCTGCAGCAGGACGTTGAAGACATCGGGGTGCGCCTTTTCCACCTCGTCGAAGAGCACGACCTGGTAGGGACGGCGCCGCACGGCCTCGGTCAGGACGCCGCCTTCCTCGTAGCCCACGTAGCCCGGAGGCGCGCCGATCAGGCGGGCGACCGCGTGCTTCTCCATGAACTCGGACATGTCGATGCGCACCATCGCGCTGTCATCGTCGAACAGGAATTCGGCGAGCGCCTTGGTGAGCTCGGTCTTGCCCACGCCCGTGGGGCCCAGGAACAGGAACGAGCCGAGCGGACGGTTGGGGTCCTGCAGACCGGCGCGCGCACGGCGCACCGCCTTGGAGACGGCCTGCACCGCCTGGCGCTGCCCGATCACGCGCTTGCCCAGCACTTCCTCCATCTTGAGGAGCTTCTCGCGCTCGCCTTCCAGCATCTTGTCGACCGGCACGCCGGTCCACTTCGACACCACGCCCGCGATGTCGTCCTCGGTCACTTCCTCGCGCAGGAGCGCGTTGGCCGACTGGGCCTGCGCCTCGGCCAGCTGGCGTTCCAGCGAGGGGATGGTGCCGTAGGACAGCTCGCCCGCACGGGCGAGATCGCCCGAACGCTGCGCCTGGTCGAGATCGGTGCGTGCCTTGTCGAGGCTCTCCTTGATCTTGCCTTCCGCCGCGATCTTGTCGCGCTCGTTCTGCCAGCGGGTGGTCAGCTCGCTCGACTGCTGTTCGAGGTTCGCCAGCTCCTCGCGCAAGGTGACGAGACGGTCGGCGGACGCGCTGTCGTTCTCCTTGGCGAGCGCCTGCTCCTCGATCTTGAGCTGGATGATGCGGCGGTCGAGCTTCTCGATCTCTTCCGGCTTGCTCTCCACTTCCATGCGGATGCGGCTCGCGGCCTCGTCCATGAGGTCGATCGCCTTGTCGGGCAGGAAGCGGTTGGTGATGTAGCGGTTGGAGAGGGTCGCGGCCGCCACCAGCGCGCCGTCGGTGATGCGCACGCCGTGGTGCAGTTCGTACTTCTCCTTGATGCCGCGCAGGATCGAGACGGTGTCCTCGACCGTGGGCTCACCAATGAAGACGGGCTGGAACCGGCGCTGGAGGGCCGCGTCCTTCTCGACGTACTTCTGGTATTCGTCGAGCGTGGTCGCGCCGATGCAGTGCAGTTCGCCGCGTGCGAGCGCGGGCTTCAGGAGGTTGCCCGCATCCATCGAGCCTTCCGAGGCGCCCGCGCCGATCAGCGTGTGCATCTCGTCGATGAACAGGATGATCTGCCCTTCGGCGCCCTTCACCTCGTCGAGCACGGCCTTCAGACGCTCCTCGAACTCGCCCCGGTACTTCGCGCCCGCAATCAGCGCGCCCATGTCGAGCGCCATCAGCGTGCGGTCCTTGAGGCTGTCGGGCACGTCGCCGTTGGCAATGCGCAGCGCAAGGCCTTCCGCGATGGCGGTCTTGCCCACGCCCGGATCGCCGATGAGGACCGGGTTGTTCTTGGTGCGGCGCGCGAGGATCTGGACGGTGCGACGGATCTCCTCGTCACGCCCGATGACCGGGTCGAGCTTGCCGTCCTTGGCGGCCTGCGTGAGATCGCGCGCGTACTTCTTCATCGCATCGTAGGCGTTTTCGGCCGAGGCGTTGTCCGCCGTGCGTCCGCCGCGCAGTTCGGTGATCGCCCCCTCCAGCGCCTTGGCGTTGAGGTTGGCCGAGGCCAGCGCCTTGCCCGCCTCGGTGGTGGCGGCCAGCACCAGCGCGAGCAGGATGCGCTCCACCGTCACGTAGCTGTCGCCCGACTTGGTGGCGAGCTGCTCGGCCTGGTCGAGCAGGCGCACCGCATCGTTGTCGAGCCCCGGGGTCGCCTGCGCGCCCGAGCCCGACACGGCGGGCATCCTGGCCAGCGCCTTGTCGATCGCACTTTCCGCGATCTTGGGATTGCCACCGGCGCGCTGGATCAGCCCCGCGGCCATACCCTCGCCATCTTCGAGCAGGGCCTTGGCGATGTGCTCGGGGCTGATGCGCTGATGGTTGTTGCGGATGGCCACGGTCTGCGCGGCCTGAAGGAAGCCCTTCGCGCGGTCGGTGAACTTTTCGAGATTCATGGTCTGTTTTGCCTCCTGACACCCCGGATATGGTGTTGCAATTTTGCAACACAAGAGGTGCCCCACCAAAATTTTCCATGGCCTTATCTGGGCGCTTTTCCGGCCAATTCAATTGCCCGGGATCAAATCAGCCAAAAGTTGGCCAGCCTGCACCTCGCACGCCTCGCTGCGTGAGAAAGGTGCGCTGGACAGTTCGGGGGTCAAGGGGCGATGGCCCCTTGAAAATCCACTTACTACTGCCCCAGCACGCCGCGCAGCAAACCGCCCAGCGGCTTCAGGGGATCGGCCCGCAGGTTCGCCTCCTCGCGGCCGATGTAGGC is drawn from Novosphingobium decolorationis and contains these coding sequences:
- the clpB gene encoding ATP-dependent chaperone ClpB; this translates as MNLEKFTDRAKGFLQAAQTVAIRNNHQRISPEHIAKALLEDGEGMAAGLIQRAGGNPKIAESAIDKALARMPAVSGSGAQATPGLDNDAVRLLDQAEQLATKSGDSYVTVERILLALVLAATTEAGKALASANLNAKALEGAITELRGGRTADNASAENAYDAMKKYARDLTQAAKDGKLDPVIGRDEEIRRTVQILARRTKNNPVLIGDPGVGKTAIAEGLALRIANGDVPDSLKDRTLMALDMGALIAGAKYRGEFEERLKAVLDEVKGAEGQIILFIDEMHTLIGAGASEGSMDAGNLLKPALARGELHCIGATTLDEYQKYVEKDAALQRRFQPVFIGEPTVEDTVSILRGIKEKYELHHGVRITDGALVAAATLSNRYITNRFLPDKAIDLMDEAASRIRMEVESKPEEIEKLDRRIIQLKIEEQALAKENDSASADRLVTLREELANLEQQSSELTTRWQNERDKIAAEGKIKESLDKARTDLDQAQRSGDLARAGELSYGTIPSLERQLAEAQAQSANALLREEVTEDDIAGVVSKWTGVPVDKMLEGEREKLLKMEEVLGKRVIGQRQAVQAVSKAVRRARAGLQDPNRPLGSFLFLGPTGVGKTELTKALAEFLFDDDSAMVRIDMSEFMEKHAVARLIGAPPGYVGYEEGGVLTEAVRRRPYQVVLFDEVEKAHPDVFNVLLQVLDDGRLTDGQGRQVDFTNTLIILTSNLGSQFLTQIEDGKDVESVEPQVMDVVRGHFRPEFLNRLDEVIMFHRLGQDHMGPIVDIQVARVQKLLKDRKIVLDLSDAAKAWLGRVGYDPVYGARPLKRAVQKYLQDPLAEKLLAGEIPDGSHLAIGDGDGALTITVE